From the genome of Methanobrevibacter smithii ATCC 35061, one region includes:
- the galE gene encoding UDP-glucose 4-epimerase GalE, whose product MILVTGGAGYIGAHTNKALNQAGYETVVVDNLSKGYENFVKWGHFENYDFGSKDLREVFEKYDIDGVLHFGAFSSVAESVELPQKYFKNNYKNTINLLQIMREFGVNKFILSSTAAVYGNPEKVPITEDQELKPINPYGHSKFITEKALEREAAKGDFNYVALRYFNAAGCDFDCEIGELHEPETHLIPLVLDAAIGRRDSISIFGTDYNTPDGTCVRDYIHVNDLAKAHIDAYEYLCNENESNVFNLGNGKGFSVKEIIDMVKKVTGKEFAVKLDERREGDPDILIADATKIKDKLGWTPQYDLETIVESAWNWHKKIYQD is encoded by the coding sequence ATGATTCTAGTTACTGGTGGAGCAGGTTACATAGGTGCTCATACTAATAAAGCCCTAAATCAGGCAGGTTATGAAACTGTTGTTGTTGATAATCTTTCTAAAGGTTATGAAAACTTTGTTAAATGGGGACATTTTGAAAACTATGACTTTGGAAGTAAAGATTTAAGGGAAGTTTTTGAAAAGTACGATATTGATGGAGTTTTGCACTTCGGAGCCTTTTCATCAGTAGCTGAATCTGTTGAATTACCTCAAAAATATTTTAAAAATAATTATAAAAATACAATTAATCTTTTACAAATAATGAGGGAATTTGGAGTTAATAAGTTTATTCTCTCATCTACTGCTGCTGTATATGGAAATCCTGAAAAGGTTCCCATTACAGAAGACCAGGAATTAAAACCGATTAATCCATACGGTCATTCCAAATTCATAACTGAAAAGGCACTGGAACGTGAAGCTGCAAAAGGAGATTTTAATTATGTGGCTTTAAGATATTTCAATGCCGCAGGTTGTGATTTTGATTGTGAAATTGGAGAACTGCACGAACCGGAAACTCATTTGATTCCTTTAGTGTTAGATGCAGCTATTGGAAGAAGAGATTCCATTTCTATTTTTGGAACCGATTATAATACTCCAGATGGAACATGTGTTCGTGATTATATTCATGTTAATGATTTGGCTAAAGCTCACATTGACGCTTATGAATATTTATGCAATGAAAATGAATCTAATGTATTTAATTTAGGTAATGGAAAAGGATTTTCTGTTAAAGAAATAATTGACATGGTTAAAAAAGTAACTGGAAAAGAATTTGCAGTTAAATTAGACGAACGCCGTGAAGGAGATCCGGATATTTTAATTGCTGATGCAACAAAAATTAAAGATAAATTAGGTTGGACTCCTCAGTATGATTTGGAAACTATTGTTGAATCTGCTTGGAACTGGCATAAAAAAATATATCAAGACTAG
- a CDS encoding universal stress protein encodes MFDIIAVPVDGSEYGYKAADVAIEIAKKFDSKIAAIHVLEEFSFSSYGESEDNGDKILAKVTKKANDEGIDTVEHLLTADALRDMKFIIDQAHADLVVIHALGSDDKRFVSFEENEVSQNQIGSVSERLLRTSDVPVVLVR; translated from the coding sequence ATGTTTGATATTATTGCTGTTCCTGTTGACGGATCTGAATATGGGTATAAGGCTGCTGATGTAGCTATTGAAATAGCTAAGAAATTTGATTCTAAAATAGCTGCCATTCATGTTCTGGAGGAATTCTCTTTTAGTAGCTATGGTGAATCAGAAGATAATGGGGATAAAATTCTGGCAAAAGTTACTAAAAAGGCTAATGATGAAGGAATTGATACTGTTGAGCATTTATTAACTGCTGATGCTTTAAGAGATATGAAATTTATCATTGATCAGGCACATGCTGATTTGGTTGTTATCCATGCATTAGGTTCAGATGATAAAAGATTTGTTTCTTTTGAAGAAAATGAAGTATCTCAAAATCAAATAGGTTCTGTTAGTGAAAGGCTTTTAAGAACTTCTGATGTTCCGGTTGTTTTAGTTAGGTAA
- a CDS encoding peptidase U32 family protein → MVELLSPAGNFISLRAVLENGADATYFGLDDFNMRANAKNFSLNDLSEVSKIAKQYSAKTYLCSNVILNEDRAVELKNNLEEIAASEIDGIILSDIGLIEDVVDNGLEAHISVQENTSNSFMLKTLKKLGAKRAILSRELSLEDIKKTVKKSPIETEVFIHGAMCMAISGRCFLSSGLYGRSANCGDCLQPCRKNWTLTFEEDNNDSVINLSEVNEESFVISKSYDGSYRTNFFSPRDMMMIEHVPELIKAGIDSFKIEGRARSPDYGAMVTNVYRQAIDKYYENPKEYKINPQWIEELKSVFNRGFDTGFYFNTPYETSENNQSKFIKKDIGQVVNYFNRVKVAELKVWDDLAVGDEILIQGKTTGSIKHKIDSMQIDGKNVKKVERGNNVGVAIPTKVRANDFIYKLVER, encoded by the coding sequence ATGGTTGAATTATTATCTCCTGCAGGAAACTTTATTTCCCTTAGAGCAGTTTTAGAAAACGGAGCAGATGCCACTTATTTTGGTCTTGATGACTTTAATATGAGGGCAAATGCTAAAAATTTTTCTCTTAATGATTTATCTGAAGTTTCTAAAATTGCTAAACAATATTCAGCCAAAACTTATTTATGCAGCAATGTTATTTTAAACGAAGACAGGGCTGTAGAATTAAAAAATAATTTAGAAGAAATTGCAGCATCTGAAATTGATGGAATTATTTTATCTGATATAGGATTAATAGAGGATGTTGTAGATAACGGACTTGAAGCACATATAAGTGTTCAGGAAAATACTTCCAATTCCTTCATGCTGAAAACACTTAAGAAGTTAGGTGCTAAAAGAGCTATTTTATCAAGGGAACTTAGTTTGGAAGATATTAAAAAAACAGTTAAAAAATCTCCGATTGAAACAGAAGTGTTCATACATGGTGCAATGTGTATGGCAATATCCGGCAGATGTTTTTTAAGTTCAGGTTTGTATGGCCGCAGTGCGAACTGTGGAGACTGTTTGCAGCCATGCCGTAAAAACTGGACACTGACTTTTGAAGAAGACAACAACGACAGCGTAATAAATCTGTCGGAAGTTAATGAGGAATCATTTGTAATATCAAAATCATATGATGGCAGTTATAGAACTAACTTTTTTTCACCAAGGGATATGATGATGATAGAACATGTTCCTGAGCTGATTAAAGCAGGAATTGATTCATTTAAAATAGAGGGAAGAGCAAGAAGTCCTGATTATGGTGCAATGGTAACTAATGTTTATAGACAGGCTATTGATAAATATTATGAAAATCCTAAGGAGTACAAAATAAATCCTCAATGGATAGAAGAGCTTAAAAGTGTATTTAACCGTGGATTTGATACTGGATTTTACTTTAATACACCATATGAAACAAGTGAAAATAATCAGTCAAAATTCATTAAAAAAGATATTGGTCAGGTTGTTAACTATTTTAACAGGGTAAAAGTTGCAGAACTTAAAGTATGGGATGATCTGGCTGTTGGAGATGAAATTTTAATACAGGGAAAAACTACCGGCTCCATAAAACATAAAATTGATTCAATGCAGATTGACGGCAAAAATGTCAAAAAAGTTGAAAGAGGCAATAATGTAGGGGTAGCTATTCCGACAAAAGTAAGAGCTAATGATTTTATTTATAAACTTGTTGAAAGGTAG
- a CDS encoding 4Fe-4S binding protein produces the protein MIVKDWCSFCGECAGVCPRNLIQVKEYSLVFDESECRECSTCVDACPINALEKED, from the coding sequence ATGATTGTAAAAGATTGGTGTTCATTCTGTGGAGAATGTGCAGGAGTTTGTCCGAGAAATTTAATACAAGTTAAGGAGTATAGCTTAGTATTTGATGAAAGTGAGTGTAGAGAATGTAGTACATGCGTTGATGCTTGTCCTATTAATGCTTTGGAGAAAGAAGATTAA
- the purF gene encoding amidophosphoribosyltransferase, with protein MIYGRLSMQGEMQDKCGVVGIHSVDDSKDVSSLIYYCLYALQHRGQESAGMATFSPDKGLNYYCGMGLVTDVFKDYEINNLQGNMAIGHVRYSTTGESKLENSQPFVTDFDDGFIAMAHNGDIVNSDELRRELIREGYEFKSGTDSEVICYMLRKEHYSNGKSIIESIEAVSKKLVGSYALTILVNGDLYGVRDSAGMKPLAIAKRGDDFIIASETVAFDVINAKFIRDVKPGEVIYFENNEIQSYMLELADTTSLAHCMFEYVYFARPDSTIDEVNVYQTRLNIGKQLYEQFPIDADVIIPVPDSSIPAAIGYSRASGITYGEGLIKNRYVGRTFIMPTQEERELAVRLKLNPIKEAIKGKKIVLIDDSIVRGTTSKSLIDFVKEAEPAEIHFLVGCPPVVAPCFYGVAMASKKELIAANYSIEEIRQQLDIDTLGYISLESLVKAIGMPKEDLCLGCLNECYPTELPDDIEAETYYKP; from the coding sequence ATGATATATGGGAGATTGTCAATGCAAGGAGAAATGCAAGATAAATGTGGTGTTGTGGGAATACATTCTGTAGATGATTCTAAGGATGTTTCTTCTTTGATTTATTATTGTTTATATGCTCTTCAGCATAGAGGTCAGGAATCTGCAGGAATGGCTACTTTTAGTCCAGATAAAGGATTAAATTATTACTGCGGTATGGGCTTAGTGACTGATGTTTTTAAAGATTATGAAATTAATAATCTTCAGGGAAATATGGCTATTGGGCATGTAAGATATTCAACTACTGGTGAATCTAAACTTGAAAATTCACAACCTTTTGTGACTGATTTTGATGATGGATTTATAGCTATGGCTCATAATGGAGATATTGTAAACTCTGATGAGTTAAGGCGTGAGCTTATTCGTGAAGGTTATGAGTTTAAATCAGGTACTGATTCTGAAGTAATTTGTTACATGTTAAGAAAAGAGCATTATTCTAATGGTAAAAGTATTATAGAATCCATTGAAGCAGTTTCTAAAAAATTAGTTGGATCATATGCATTAACTATACTTGTTAATGGTGATTTATATGGAGTTCGTGATTCTGCCGGAATGAAACCTTTAGCAATAGCTAAAAGAGGAGATGATTTTATCATAGCTTCTGAAACTGTTGCTTTTGATGTAATTAATGCTAAATTCATAAGGGATGTAAAACCTGGAGAAGTTATATATTTTGAAAATAATGAAATTCAAAGTTACATGTTGGAACTGGCTGATACAACTTCTCTTGCTCATTGTATGTTTGAATATGTTTACTTTGCAAGACCTGACAGTACAATTGATGAAGTTAATGTATATCAGACAAGACTAAATATTGGAAAACAGTTATATGAACAATTCCCAATTGATGCTGATGTAATTATCCCTGTACCGGATTCTTCAATTCCTGCAGCTATCGGATATTCAAGAGCTTCCGGAATTACTTATGGTGAAGGTTTAATTAAAAACAGATATGTTGGAAGAACTTTTATTATGCCTACACAGGAAGAACGTGAACTGGCTGTCAGACTAAAATTGAATCCAATTAAAGAAGCTATTAAAGGTAAAAAAATAGTTTTAATTGATGACAGTATTGTTCGTGGAACAACTTCCAAATCTTTAATTGATTTTGTAAAAGAAGCGGAACCTGCTGAAATACACTTTTTAGTGGGATGTCCTCCAGTTGTAGCTCCTTGTTTTTATGGAGTAGCTATGGCCAGTAAAAAAGAATTGATTGCAGCTAATTATTCTATTGAAGAGATAAGACAGCAATTGGATATTGATACCTTAGGATATATCAGTTTGGAATCATTGGTAAAAGCTATTGGAATGCCTAAAGAAGATTTATGCTTAGGTTGTTTAAATGAATGTTATCCAACAGAGCTTCCTGATGATATTGAAGCTGAAACATACTATAAACCTTAA
- the cfbC gene encoding Ni-sirohydrochlorin a,c-diamide reductive cyclase ATP-dependent reductase subunit, with translation MIKKIAIYGKGGIGKSTTVANLSAVYANNDLNCLVIGCDPKADTTRTLCGRRIPTVVDTLKNNRKPSEEDIIVKGYNDILCVESGGPEPGVGCAGRGVIVAMKRLENLGVFDKDLDVVIYDVLGDVVCGGFSVPLREKYADEVIIVTSGEYMSLYAANNIVKGIKKLKGNLSGIICNCRNVDHEKEIVSEFASKIGTRIIGTINRSNLIQESELDAKTVVEKYPESKEASEYESLATNIMENKVFTTPEPMDDEEFEKFFKSFLE, from the coding sequence ATGATTAAAAAGATAGCTATTTATGGAAAAGGCGGAATTGGAAAAAGTACAACAGTAGCTAATTTATCTGCAGTTTATGCAAATAATGATTTAAACTGTTTGGTTATTGGATGTGATCCGAAAGCTGATACAACACGTACATTGTGCGGTAGAAGAATCCCGACAGTTGTAGATACACTTAAAAATAACAGAAAACCCAGTGAAGAGGATATTATTGTAAAAGGATACAATGATATTTTATGTGTTGAAAGCGGAGGTCCTGAACCGGGTGTTGGCTGTGCCGGACGTGGTGTAATAGTAGCTATGAAAAGACTTGAAAACTTAGGTGTTTTTGATAAGGATTTGGATGTAGTCATTTATGATGTACTTGGAGATGTTGTTTGCGGAGGTTTTTCAGTGCCTTTACGTGAAAAGTATGCTGATGAAGTAATAATTGTAACTTCCGGAGAATACATGTCATTATATGCGGCTAATAATATTGTTAAAGGAATTAAAAAACTTAAAGGAAATTTAAGCGGAATAATCTGCAACTGCAGAAATGTTGACCATGAAAAGGAAATTGTCAGCGAATTTGCATCAAAGATAGGAACTCGTATTATTGGAACTATTAATAGAAGCAATTTAATTCAGGAAAGTGAATTAGATGCAAAAACCGTTGTAGAAAAATACCCTGAATCTAAGGAAGCTAGTGAATATGAATCCTTAGCTACAAATATTATGGAGAATAAAGTTTTCACAACACCGGAACCTATGGATGATGAGGAATTTGAAAAATTTTTCAAATCATTTTTAGAATAA
- a CDS encoding CDP-alcohol phosphatidyltransferase family protein: protein MNKRHLVDSLSLSRIIFGILFACSVFYLNGNLIIIFVIYLFAVLSDVLDGKLARRYKIDNKNNGAKVDVLSDFAFIMLSSFALCYVNLLPFWFLIIITLKLMEFFKTSSEGLEYEKFGTLVALMFYALPGIIVLFNFFKISIIINLMLCIFITVCAIISSGLRIIHKRRN from the coding sequence ATGAATAAAAGGCATTTGGTTGATAGTTTAAGTTTATCTCGAATAATTTTTGGAATTTTATTTGCCTGTAGTGTTTTTTATTTAAATGGTAATCTGATAATTATATTTGTCATTTACCTTTTTGCTGTTTTAAGTGATGTTTTAGATGGAAAATTGGCTCGAAGATACAAAATAGATAATAAAAACAACGGGGCAAAGGTAGATGTTTTATCAGATTTTGCATTTATCATGTTAAGCTCTTTTGCATTGTGTTATGTAAATTTACTGCCGTTTTGGTTTTTGATTATAATAACTCTGAAATTAATGGAGTTTTTCAAAACAAGCTCTGAAGGTTTAGAATATGAAAAGTTTGGAACTTTAGTGGCTTTAATGTTTTATGCTCTTCCGGGAATAATTGTTTTATTTAACTTCTTTAAAATTTCTATAATTATAAATTTAATGTTATGCATATTTATTACAGTATGTGCAATTATCTCATCAGGTCTAAGAATAATACATAAAAGGAGAAATTAA
- a CDS encoding NAD(P)/FAD-dependent oxidoreductase: MIETDVLVIGGGPAGSSAAKHAALGGAKVILLDKRSEIGAPKRCAEGVSKKGLAKLGIEPSPRWITKEIDGVRLTSPDGTDVWLTEEEIELPEAGYILERKVFDKHMAMDAARAGAEIRIKTLATGMDKIEDGFIVSTESMGKTEEIKAKIVIAADGPEGHVARWAGLKGSAKAKEMESGVQYEMVNVEFDREAVIEFYFGSCAPGGYVWIFPKGDDIANVGLAILQHKATKPAIEYLDDFIAKCPATKNAQAVELNVGGDPVGGMPKKMYDDNILVCGDAAGQVNPLTGGGIISGMTGGMYAGQVAAEAIKEGDHSKKFLKKYDKITRDDLSHEIDKYKKVQEYMLTLSDEELDNIAHAFQDVNFEKISTTELVKALVKVSPKALLKLGKFI, from the coding sequence ATGATTGAAACTGATGTATTAGTGATAGGTGGAGGACCAGCAGGTTCTTCAGCAGCAAAACATGCAGCTCTTGGTGGGGCAAAAGTCATTTTACTTGATAAAAGATCTGAAATCGGTGCTCCAAAAAGATGTGCTGAAGGTGTTTCTAAAAAAGGTCTTGCAAAACTTGGTATTGAACCAAGCCCACGCTGGATTACTAAAGAAATTGATGGTGTAAGACTTACTTCTCCTGATGGAACTGATGTCTGGTTAACAGAAGAAGAAATTGAATTGCCTGAAGCAGGTTACATTCTTGAAAGAAAAGTATTTGATAAACATATGGCTATGGATGCTGCAAGAGCAGGAGCTGAAATCAGAATCAAAACTTTAGCTACTGGAATGGATAAAATTGAAGATGGCTTTATTGTTTCTACAGAATCTATGGGTAAAACTGAAGAAATTAAAGCTAAAATAGTAATTGCTGCAGACGGTCCTGAAGGTCATGTTGCAAGATGGGCAGGTCTTAAAGGCAGTGCAAAAGCTAAAGAAATGGAATCCGGAGTTCAATATGAAATGGTAAATGTTGAATTTGACAGAGAAGCAGTCATTGAATTCTATTTCGGGTCATGTGCACCTGGTGGATATGTGTGGATTTTCCCTAAAGGTGATGACATAGCTAATGTAGGTTTAGCTATTCTCCAGCATAAAGCAACAAAACCAGCTATTGAATATTTGGATGATTTTATAGCTAAATGTCCTGCAACTAAAAATGCTCAGGCTGTTGAATTAAATGTTGGTGGAGATCCTGTTGGAGGAATGCCTAAAAAAATGTATGATGATAACATTTTGGTTTGTGGAGATGCAGCAGGTCAGGTAAACCCATTAACCGGTGGAGGAATCATAAGCGGTATGACTGGAGGAATGTATGCTGGTCAGGTAGCTGCTGAAGCTATTAAAGAAGGAGACCATTCTAAAAAATTCCTTAAAAAATATGATAAAATAACCCGTGATGATTTATCTCATGAAATTGACAAATACAAAAAAGTTCAGGAGTATATGTTAACTTTATCTGATGAAGAACTTGACAATATTGCTCATGCATTCCAGGATGTTAACTTTGAGAAAATTTCAACTACTGAACTTGTTAAAGCTTTAGTAAAAGTATCTCCTAAAGCTTTATTGAAATTAGGTAAATTTATTTAA